A window of Deltaproteobacteria bacterium genomic DNA:
CCCGGGCCCGGGACAGCCGGCAGGAGATCGAACGGCGCCTCGCGGCGGCCCGGCTCGAAATCAGGGAACTGGGGAACTACGACTACCTGGTCGTGAACGACGACCTGGAAACCGCGGTCCGGCAGGTGGAGTGGATCGTGCGCGCTCGGCGGCTTCGCCGGGAACGTACGATCGACGTCGTCGGCCGGATCCTTGGAAAAGAGGGAGAGGAACCGGATGGCTCGAGTAACGGTTGAGGATTGCCTGCGTCAGGTGGACAACCATTTTGAGCTCACGGTGATCGCGGCGAAGCGCGCGAAACAGCTTTACTCGGGCGCTGGGGCGACGATCGACACGACCGCCCGGAAGGAGAAGCCGACGGTGATCGCGCTTCGGGAGATCGCCCAAGGGAAGGTCCGCGTAAAATAGCGCCGGGGCGGGAGATTCCTCTTGCTCCGTCTCATGGACATCGTGGACCGGGTGCAGGCGACCCACCCGTCCGCGAATATCGAGCTCATCCACAAGGCGTACGTCTTCACCGCCAAGGTGCACCACGGGCAGGTGCGCATGTCCGGGGATCCGTACCTCATCCATCCGTTGAACGTCGCCTTCCTGCTCGCCGACTGGAACCTCGACGAGGAGACGGTGGCCACCGGGCTCCTCCACGACACCGTCGAGGACACGGTGGCGACGCTCGAGGAGGTGCGGGACCTCTTCGGTGACTCGGTCGCCCACCTGGTCGACGGGGTCACCAAGATCGGCCGCGTGGCCCTGTCCGACGCCGCCGCCCAAAAAGCGGAATCCCTCCGCAAGATGAT
This region includes:
- the rpoZ gene encoding DNA-directed RNA polymerase subunit omega, coding for MARVTVEDCLRQVDNHFELTVIAAKRAKQLYSGAGATIDTTARKEKPTVIALREIAQGKVRVK